One window from the genome of Cryptomeria japonica chromosome 6, Sugi_1.0, whole genome shotgun sequence encodes:
- the LOC131071404 gene encoding uncharacterized protein LOC131071404: MPFGLINAGATFQRAMDIAFQDLIGKCIIIYMDDITIFSRKREDHIEDLRKVFQRCRKYGISLNPKKCIFGVTEGKLLGHIISEKGISIDPERVEAISKINLPSSKKELRSFFGKINFVREFISGFAEIIRPLNEMLKKDAKIDWTTEAKKAFEEIKSTIVEAPVLVSPDYARPFYVYSFSSEHTCAAVLTQKNEDKDEHPIAFMSAPLKDAELRYPNVEKQAYALNELGERRGKWIATIQEYDIEIQPMRLVRGQALAQTLAVDGPRLVQQVYAIEDVTLDEWYKDIVCYLLNHRCPAHMAPAQKRALRLKCQHFMLQGSVLYRRNHEGIYLRCVGKNEAKQIVEQFHNRFGTGHGASLATAHQILRAGYYWSTLFRDTHEHVKTCHTCQVAAVREKNPAMLLQPVIESRPFAMWGIDFIGMINPPSSAQHRYILTATDYCTWWSEAQALKLCTIDAVIKFLEENIITRFGCPHAIGNGLAESTNKNLLSVIKKLLEKNLKDWHTQLRFTLWADRTRVKNSLGTSPYFLVYGQEPVFPVQLRIPTLRFIQDYMEGEDGVQMRLTQLMNLEEKRDKALENFAKHQSVVKRWFDRQARVKAFRISDLVLYWGKAHERRGDHDKFDKL, translated from the exons ATGCCATTTGGCTTAATCAATGCTggagccacattccagagagctatggacatTGCATTTCAAGATTTGATTGGAAAATGCATCATTATTTACATGGATGACATTACAATTTTCTCAAGGAAAAGAGAAGACCACATTGAAGATttgagaaaagtatttcaaagaTGCAGAAAATACGGGAtatcccttaatcccaagaaatgcatattCGGGGTTACAGAAGGTAAATTATTAGGACACATTATCTCGGAGAAAGGAATCTCCATTGATCCAGAAAGAGTTGAGGCTATATCTAAGATAAACCTCCCGAGCAGTAAGAAAGAACTGAGGTCATTCTTTGGTAAGATTAATTTTGTGAGGGAATTTATCTCCGGATTTGCTGAGATAATACGACCACtgaatgaaatgttgaagaaagatgCTAAGATAGATTGGACGACAGAAGCGAAGAAAGCATTTGAAGAAATCAAGTCCACCATCGTTGAGGCTCCTGTTTTGGTTAGTCCTGATTATGCAAGGCCTTTTTATGTGTATTCATTCTCTTCAGAACATACTTGTGCTGCAGTCCTTACACAGAAGAACGAAGATAAAGATGAACATCCCATAGCATTTATGAGTGCACCGTTGAAAGATGCGGAGCTGAGATATCCGAACgtagagaaacaagcttatgctttg aatgaattaggagaaagaagaggaaagtggatCGCCACTATCCAGGAGTACGACATAGAGATACAACCAATGAGACTTGTTCGAGGTCAAGCCTTAGCGCAGACTCTAGCAGTTGATGGACCCAGATTAGTCCAACAAGTCTATGCAATTGAAGATGTCACTCTAGATGAATGGTATAAAGATATTGTTTGCTATTTATTAAACCATAGATGCCCCGCGCATATGGCCCCAGCTCAGAAGAGAGCATTAAGATTGAAGTGTCAGCATTTTATGTTACAAGGCTCGGTTTTATATCGAAGAAACCATGAAGGAATATATTTGAGATGTGTTGGAAAGAATGAAGCTAAACAGATTGTGGAACAATTTCACAATAGATTTGGGACAGGTCATGGTGCAAGCTTGGCTACTGCGCACCAAATTCTGAGAGCAGGCTATTACTGGTCTACCTTGTTCCGAGATACTCATGAACATGTGAAGACGTGTCACACATGCCAGGTTGCTGCCGTTCGAGAGAAGAATCCAGCCATGCTGTTGCAACCCGTGATCGAGTCCAGACCTTTCGCTATGTGGGGTATCGACTTCATTGGTATGATCAATCCACCTTCCTCTGCGCAACACAGGTACATTTTAACCGCGACTGATTACTGTACTTGGTGGTCAGAAGCTCAAGCTTTGAAGTTATGTACAATTGATGCCGTGATTAAATTTTTAGAGGAGAACATCATTACCAGGTTTGGTTGTCCACATGCTATT GGTAATGGGTTAGCCGAATCTACGAACAAGAATTTGTTGAGTGTGATTAAGAAATTGTTAGAGAAAAATCTGAAGGATTGGCACACACAATTGAGATTCACCCTTTGGGCAGATAGAACGAGAGTTAAGAATTCATTGGGGACATCCCCATATTTTCTGGTATATGGCCAAGAGCCTGTCTTCCCTGTACAACTGAGGATTCCTACATTGAGATTCATACAAGATTATATGGAGGGCGAAGACGGAGTGCAAATGAGACTGACACAGTTgatgaatttagaagaaaaaagagaTAAAGCATTAGAGAATTTCGCCAAACATCAGAGCGTAGTTAAGAGATGGTTTGACAGACAAGCACGGGTAAAAGCCTTTAGGATTTCTGACCTGGTGCTATACTGGGGTAAAGCCCATGAAAGAAGGGGAGATCACGACAAATTTGACAAACTATGA